Proteins found in one Thalassomonas actiniarum genomic segment:
- the gspM gene encoding type II secretion system protein GspM: protein MKAKWQQLNAREQKSIIALSAVVLVFILYSLVWQPLNENLAKTQSKLKRQQELLTWVSDNTARYQQANKNKQSSRGGSLSSIVNRTAKRNGIGITRMQPQGNDIQIWIDEVSFSQLLQWLEQLSNNEGLHVKSIDLNNAKQPGVVGVRRLQLGRG, encoded by the coding sequence ATGAAGGCTAAATGGCAACAACTCAATGCTCGCGAGCAAAAGTCGATAATAGCGTTAAGCGCTGTGGTGCTGGTGTTTATTTTATACAGCCTGGTATGGCAGCCGCTTAATGAAAACCTGGCAAAAACCCAGTCCAAGCTCAAGCGCCAGCAAGAGCTGCTGACCTGGGTCAGCGATAATACCGCCCGCTATCAGCAGGCCAATAAAAACAAGCAATCATCCAGGGGCGGCAGCTTATCCAGCATAGTCAACCGTACCGCAAAACGTAACGGTATCGGCATTACCCGGATGCAACCCCAGGGCAATGATATTCAGATATGGATCGATGAAGTTTCGTTTAGCCAGCTGCTGCAGTGGTTAGAGCAACTGTCCAATAACGAAGGTTTACATGTTAAATCCATAGATCTCAATAATGCCAAACAACCCGGGGTTGTCGGTGTGAGACGCTTGCAGTTAGGAAGAGGTTAA
- the gspL gene encoding type II secretion system protein GspL, whose amino-acid sequence MAETLFIRLPSQSQECIHWLIWSGANREIIASGELEHTGQLSELRDKAENRQVTVFVPGCDVSLRRLKVPGKSGRAVRLAVPYMLEDDLAQDVEQLFFAYGNIKEDEQGHNCFTAVVDREQMHLWQSWLADAGISTKHIIPDVLAMPLPENDDAGWSAVGLGQQTLVRQGQWQGLCLDNGIWPLMREKWQQATQPQSESNDGEVSEEGHEPPDSENSPAELVIDAYSALEGDDQLIIRAQPEELPLALLAQHVDPSLVNLLQGEFQQVQPRSKATTSWLWAAGIAVFALVMNVGIKGASLMQVSNQQAAVEQQIIDTYKKAFPATKRVRVTTIKSQLKQKLNELGPGNSSGGFLEMLAKVQPAFASVPGMKPASIKFDSKRQELRLQALASDYQQFDKFKNALEKARLTVNLGAQSNQGEQISGSFSIKG is encoded by the coding sequence ATGGCTGAAACTTTATTTATTAGACTGCCCAGCCAGAGCCAGGAATGTATCCATTGGTTGATTTGGTCCGGGGCTAACCGTGAGATTATTGCCAGCGGCGAGTTGGAGCATACAGGACAATTGAGTGAGCTGAGGGACAAGGCGGAAAACCGTCAGGTGACGGTTTTTGTCCCCGGCTGTGACGTTTCCCTGCGCCGGCTGAAAGTGCCGGGTAAATCCGGGCGTGCTGTCCGGCTTGCGGTCCCTTATATGCTCGAAGATGATCTGGCCCAGGATGTCGAGCAGCTATTCTTTGCCTACGGCAATATTAAAGAAGACGAGCAGGGGCATAACTGTTTTACCGCTGTGGTCGATCGCGAACAAATGCACTTATGGCAAAGCTGGTTGGCGGATGCCGGTATCAGCACCAAGCATATCATCCCGGATGTACTGGCGATGCCTTTACCCGAAAATGATGACGCCGGCTGGTCAGCCGTTGGTTTAGGGCAGCAAACGTTAGTGCGCCAGGGCCAGTGGCAAGGGCTATGCCTGGATAACGGCATTTGGCCGCTGATGCGTGAAAAATGGCAGCAGGCAACACAGCCACAAAGCGAAAGCAATGATGGCGAAGTTTCAGAGGAAGGTCATGAACCCCCCGATAGTGAAAACAGCCCTGCCGAGCTGGTCATTGATGCCTATTCGGCGCTTGAGGGCGACGATCAGCTTATTATCCGGGCACAGCCGGAAGAGCTGCCGTTAGCTCTGTTGGCACAACATGTCGACCCCTCTCTGGTAAACCTGTTACAGGGAGAGTTCCAGCAGGTGCAGCCGAGGTCTAAAGCAACCACCAGCTGGCTGTGGGCAGCGGGTATTGCCGTATTTGCCCTGGTGATGAATGTCGGCATTAAAGGCGCCTCTCTGATGCAGGTGTCCAACCAGCAGGCAGCGGTTGAACAGCAGATTATAGACACCTATAAAAAAGCGTTTCCTGCCACCAAAAGGGTGCGGGTAACCACGATCAAGTCACAGTTAAAGCAAAAGCTTAATGAGTTGGGGCCGGGTAACAGCAGCGGCGGTTTTCTGGAAATGCTGGCTAAGGTACAACCGGCTTTTGCCAGTGTACCCGGGATGAAACCGGCATCGATTAAGTTTGACAGCAAACGCCAGGAATTACGCCTGCAGGCGCTTGCCAGTGATTATCAGCAGTTTGATAAATTTAAAAATGCGTTGGAAAAAGCCAGGTTAACGGTGAACCTCGGGGCGCAGAGCAACCAGGGTGAGCAGATTTCCGGCTCATTTAGTATTAAGGGATAA
- the gspK gene encoding type II secretion system minor pseudopilin GspK: protein MARQQKGVALITVMLVVALASILATQMTARLQLQMQRTTNVNFNQQAYWYAMAAEAYGKRAILLINDDEPDVTHLGQAWAQGEVSYPVDFGQITAEVVDLQACFNLNALRTPPSSQNANNGGNSGNNKSPAHEAFEKLITDLNVEGVGQFEAEYMADALADWLDDNSSIVSAGGAEDNDYAAKEFPYLPANNLLGSVNELRIVEHFTVPVINALKEHVCVIPGEPTLALNINTVDAEKAVVLQALLDIPLSDVQQALSSREEEGFQSVDDFFNLPEISKAKLDDDKKKQFVVDSEYFKLKTTTKFNNSYFALNSIMKVDNNNQVQVISRTIGRD from the coding sequence ATGGCCAGGCAGCAAAAAGGGGTCGCGCTGATCACTGTGATGCTGGTCGTTGCCCTGGCATCGATACTGGCAACCCAGATGACTGCCCGTTTACAATTACAGATGCAGCGCACTACCAATGTTAATTTCAACCAGCAGGCCTACTGGTATGCGATGGCAGCCGAAGCCTACGGTAAAAGGGCGATCTTGCTGATCAATGATGATGAACCGGATGTAACCCATTTGGGCCAGGCCTGGGCCCAGGGAGAAGTCAGTTACCCGGTGGACTTTGGCCAGATCACAGCCGAGGTGGTTGATTTACAGGCGTGTTTTAATTTAAATGCCTTAAGAACCCCGCCGAGTTCGCAAAATGCCAATAACGGCGGCAATAGCGGCAACAATAAATCGCCTGCCCATGAAGCTTTTGAAAAATTGATCACTGACCTGAATGTTGAAGGGGTCGGGCAATTTGAAGCAGAATATATGGCGGATGCTTTGGCGGACTGGCTCGATGACAACAGCTCCATTGTCAGTGCCGGCGGCGCCGAAGATAATGATTATGCCGCCAAAGAATTTCCCTATCTGCCGGCGAACAACTTACTTGGCAGTGTCAATGAGTTACGCATCGTCGAGCACTTTACCGTGCCGGTGATCAATGCCCTTAAGGAGCATGTGTGTGTGATCCCGGGTGAACCGACCCTGGCGCTGAATATCAATACCGTGGATGCCGAGAAAGCGGTGGTGTTGCAGGCGTTATTGGATATTCCGTTATCGGATGTCCAGCAGGCCTTGTCTTCCCGCGAAGAGGAAGGTTTTCAGTCGGTAGACGATTTTTTTAATTTGCCGGAAATAAGCAAGGCGAAATTAGATGATGATAAGAAGAAGCAGTTTGTTGTCGACAGCGAATATTTTAAGCTAAAAACAACAACCAAGTTTAACAATAGTTATTTTGCACTGAATTCGATTATGAAAGTAGATAATAATAATCAGGTACAGGTAATTAGCCGCACTATAGGACGTGATTGA
- the gspJ gene encoding type II secretion system minor pseudopilin GspJ translates to MKAFVNNRGFTLLEVLIAIAIFSVVSLSSFTIFDTVLSSEEASKTRTERMNELQRAFLLIERDLTQIARRSIRVNGEQPLDGYIHTDESSFFSETQAIGFVRNGWTNPGLLLPRSDMQSVAYQLNEETLERLHFNFVDAVPGEEPKVRPLISGVTSLKFNFFDGKEWQEELAKGTLPLAIAIEIELEDYGLVRRQYLVAGDVPEDSGPGDSSRGNSSRGKGSNNNGGNSTGGGNNSGGASKGSK, encoded by the coding sequence ATGAAGGCCTTTGTTAATAACCGGGGTTTTACCCTGCTGGAAGTGCTGATTGCTATTGCTATTTTTTCCGTGGTCAGCCTGTCTAGTTTTACCATCTTTGATACCGTGCTTTCCAGCGAAGAAGCGTCGAAAACCCGCACCGAGCGCATGAATGAATTGCAGCGGGCGTTTTTATTGATTGAAAGAGATCTGACGCAAATTGCCCGGCGCAGTATCCGGGTGAACGGTGAGCAGCCCCTGGACGGTTATATTCATACCGACGAGAGCAGCTTTTTTTCTGAAACCCAGGCGATAGGTTTTGTCCGCAACGGCTGGACCAACCCGGGGTTGTTATTGCCCCGCAGCGATATGCAGTCGGTGGCTTATCAGCTAAACGAAGAAACCCTGGAGCGTTTGCATTTTAATTTTGTCGATGCGGTGCCGGGAGAGGAGCCTAAAGTGCGTCCTTTGATCTCTGGGGTAACATCGCTGAAATTTAACTTTTTTGACGGCAAAGAGTGGCAGGAAGAACTGGCCAAAGGGACTTTGCCGCTGGCCATTGCCATTGAAATTGAACTGGAAGATTATGGCCTGGTTCGCCGCCAATATTTAGTGGCGGGTGATGTGCCTGAGGACAGCGGCCCCGGCGATTCGTCGCGCGGCAACTCCTCTCGGGGCAAAGGCTCGAACAATAATGGCGGTAACTCAACAGGCGGCGGAAATAACTCCGGCGGTGCCTCTAAGGGGAGCAAATAA
- the gspI gene encoding type II secretion system minor pseudopilin GspI, whose protein sequence is MNKHFKAAGFTLIEVMLAMAVFAIAGVALLGAADTNSRNLGYLEQKTFADWVAANQLVATSLVTTWPPKNNKKGKVEMAGREWFWQQKVVKTADTNMRQVVMEIRLEEKAEKPLTSLTTYLAKSSL, encoded by the coding sequence ATGAATAAGCATTTTAAAGCCGCCGGGTTTACTTTGATTGAAGTCATGCTGGCCATGGCTGTTTTTGCTATTGCCGGTGTTGCCTTACTCGGTGCTGCCGATACCAACTCACGCAACCTGGGTTATCTGGAGCAAAAAACCTTTGCCGACTGGGTGGCGGCCAATCAATTGGTGGCGACAAGTCTGGTGACTACCTGGCCACCGAAAAATAATAAAAAAGGCAAGGTAGAGATGGCCGGCCGCGAATGGTTCTGGCAACAAAAAGTGGTGAAAACCGCCGACACCAATATGAGACAGGTGGTGATGGAAATTCGTTTAGAGGAAAAAGCCGAAAAACCGCTGACCAGTTTAACCACCTACCTGGCCAAGAGTAGCCTCTAA
- the gspH gene encoding type II secretion system minor pseudopilin GspH, with protein sequence MNLGRQGAFAGVKASGKGLRTGRGSKGFTLIEVMVVIVVIGIMVSLVQFSTSGNRPEEKLRQASERFAGVFDIAAEYSMLNNVELGLLVDKNSYQFVGYDGVRWSPLPDEDLFASYSVSEDLAMALELDDLPIEEPALYDRSIFEVEEEDSFSEEEEEKIIPQVYILSGGDITPFSLTFSFVEELVLDEEFAYRVTGLFTTPLTREFLIDGKVIAGPEADE encoded by the coding sequence ATGAATTTAGGCAGGCAAGGGGCTTTCGCCGGTGTTAAGGCATCGGGCAAAGGTTTACGGACAGGACGTGGGAGCAAAGGTTTTACCCTGATTGAGGTGATGGTGGTGATTGTGGTTATCGGCATCATGGTCTCCCTGGTACAGTTTTCAACGTCGGGCAACCGCCCGGAAGAAAAACTCAGGCAAGCCAGTGAAAGGTTTGCCGGCGTGTTCGATATTGCCGCCGAATATTCCATGCTCAACAATGTCGAGCTGGGCCTGCTGGTGGATAAAAATAGCTACCAGTTTGTCGGTTATGACGGGGTACGCTGGAGTCCGTTGCCGGATGAAGATTTATTTGCCTCTTACAGTGTCTCGGAAGATCTGGCAATGGCGTTGGAGCTCGATGACCTGCCGATAGAAGAGCCTGCCTTATATGACCGCAGTATCTTTGAAGTGGAAGAGGAAGACAGCTTTAGCGAAGAGGAAGAAGAAAAAATAATTCCCCAGGTCTATATCCTCTCAGGCGGTGATATTACGCCTTTTAGCCTGACCTTCAGTTTTGTCGAAGAGTTAGTGTTGGATGAGGAATTTGCCTACCGGGTAACGGGTTTGTTTACAACGCCTTTGACCAGGGAGTTTTTAATTGACGGCAAAGTTATCGCAGGACCCGAAGCCGATGAATAA
- the gspG gene encoding type II secretion system major pseudopilin GspG produces MKNLHKAKKARGFTLLEVMVVIVILGILASMVVPNLMGSQERANVQKAVSDINALETSLSMYKMDNYNYPSTDQGLEALVTETDIEPLPRRFPEDGYVKRLPQDPWGNDYQLLNPGEQSKMDVFSMGPDGEVGTEDDIGNWNLGDYQ; encoded by the coding sequence ATGAAAAATTTACACAAAGCGAAAAAAGCGCGCGGTTTTACGCTACTCGAAGTGATGGTGGTGATCGTGATTTTAGGTATTCTTGCCAGTATGGTAGTGCCTAACCTGATGGGCAGCCAGGAACGTGCCAATGTACAAAAGGCGGTGTCGGATATCAATGCCCTGGAAACCTCGTTAAGCATGTACAAGATGGATAACTATAACTACCCGAGTACAGACCAGGGGCTGGAAGCCTTAGTGACGGAAACCGATATTGAGCCACTGCCGCGCCGTTTCCCTGAAGACGGCTACGTGAAACGTCTGCCTCAAGATCCGTGGGGCAACGACTACCAGCTGTTAAATCCGGGCGAGCAAAGCAAGATGGACGTTTTCTCCATGGGACCTGACGGTGAAGTGGGTACCGAAGACGATATCGGTAACTGGAACCTGGGTGATTACCAGTAA
- the gspF gene encoding type II secretion system inner membrane protein GspF: MAAFDYQAVDNRGRTKKGVIEGDTPRQVRTQLKEQGLMPIEVVPSLQKTKQNTKKTGGRGKVSAAELALMTRQLATLVESGLPLEESLMAVAEQCEKNRIKSMVMAVRTKVTEGYGLAESMAEFPQIFSHLYRAMVAAGEKSGHLDKVLNRLADYTEQRQKMRSDLIQALVYPVIMTLVAVGVIAILLVAVVPKIVGQFEHMGANLPGTTQFLISSSDFLQAYGLFILLFIMLVMMGFSRLLQKPAFRLAYHERLIAMPGIGKVARGLNTARFARTLSILTASAVPLLESMRISGEVLDNLYIKQKIKESADKVREGSSLRVSLEQTKLFPPMMLHMIASGEKSGKLEGMLERAADNQDREFEALMNISLKAFEPALMVSMAGVVLFIVMAILQPIMQLNNLMGT; this comes from the coding sequence ATGGCAGCATTTGATTATCAGGCGGTAGACAACCGCGGCAGAACGAAAAAAGGGGTGATCGAGGGAGATACCCCGCGGCAGGTGCGCACCCAGCTCAAAGAACAGGGGTTGATGCCGATTGAGGTAGTGCCCAGCCTGCAAAAAACCAAACAAAACACCAAAAAAACCGGCGGCAGGGGCAAGGTCTCTGCCGCTGAATTGGCACTGATGACCCGTCAGCTGGCAACCCTGGTGGAATCAGGTTTGCCGTTGGAAGAATCCCTGATGGCGGTGGCGGAACAATGTGAAAAAAACCGTATCAAAAGTATGGTAATGGCGGTGCGTACCAAGGTCACCGAAGGTTATGGTCTGGCAGAGAGCATGGCGGAATTTCCACAAATATTCAGTCACTTATACCGTGCCATGGTAGCCGCGGGGGAAAAGTCAGGTCATTTGGACAAGGTCTTAAACCGCCTGGCGGACTATACCGAGCAGCGGCAAAAAATGCGCTCCGACTTGATCCAGGCACTGGTTTATCCGGTGATCATGACCCTGGTTGCGGTCGGGGTGATCGCAATATTGTTGGTGGCGGTAGTGCCGAAAATTGTCGGCCAGTTCGAGCATATGGGGGCAAACCTGCCGGGTACCACCCAGTTTCTGATTTCCTCCAGTGACTTTTTACAGGCCTATGGTTTATTTATCCTCTTGTTTATCATGCTGGTAATGATGGGCTTTTCTAGGTTACTGCAAAAACCTGCCTTCCGTTTGGCTTATCATGAGCGGCTTATTGCCATGCCCGGCATAGGCAAAGTTGCCCGTGGCCTGAATACCGCCCGTTTTGCCCGTACGTTAAGCATATTGACCGCCAGTGCCGTGCCCTTACTGGAAAGCATGCGTATTTCCGGCGAGGTACTGGATAACCTTTATATCAAACAAAAGATCAAAGAGTCGGCGGACAAGGTGCGCGAAGGCTCGAGTTTGCGGGTATCGCTGGAGCAAACCAAGCTGTTTCCCCCTATGATGCTGCATATGATCGCCAGCGGTGAAAAAAGCGGTAAACTTGAAGGCATGCTGGAGCGGGCGGCAGATAACCAGGACAGAGAATTTGAAGCCTTGATGAATATATCATTAAAGGCTTTTGAGCCGGCACTTATGGTGTCTATGGCCGGGGTAGTGTTGTTTATTGTCATGGCAATTTTACAACCTATTATGCAACTAAATAATTTAATGGGAACTTAA
- the gspE gene encoding type II secretion system ATPase GspE, producing the protein MKVMDREAEVTEPETFSAASEQVKAEQAEAAQVAAEQIATEQFSGAEQDETAGLDHELEEQGPAADLSLSFGFAKRHSVLISQEESGLVLACLKSVDADILMEVRRRVRAPFSVEFHSANEFEQLLTLAYQRDSSEAKQMMEDIGNEVDLYSLADEMVESEDLLENEDDAPIIKLINAMLSEAIKENASDIHIETFEKALQIRFRIDGVLREVLKPNRKLASLLVSRIKVMAKLDIAEKRIPQDGRISLRIAGRAVDVRVSTMPTGHGERVVLRLLDKNAARLDLQDLGMTDSNRKRFSDLIDKPHGIILVTGPTGSGKSTTLYAGLTQIDSRERNILTVEDPIEYAIEGIGQTQVNNKVDMTFARGLRAILRQDPDVVMVGEIRDLETAQIGVQASLTGHLVLSTLHTNTAAGAITRMEDMGVEPFLLSSSLLGVLAQRLVRTLCPHCREAHYPDEEEIHMLGLGDDNTQQIYRAVGCSECNHKGYKGRMGIHELLVVDDKVREMIHNGKGEQAIEKFVRRTTPSIRRDGFDKVMAGLTTLEEVLRVTRED; encoded by the coding sequence ATGAAAGTTATGGATAGGGAGGCTGAGGTGACAGAGCCGGAAACATTTTCAGCCGCATCTGAACAAGTAAAGGCTGAACAGGCAGAAGCTGCGCAAGTGGCAGCTGAGCAAATCGCCACTGAGCAATTTTCAGGGGCAGAGCAGGATGAAACTGCCGGGCTTGACCATGAGCTTGAGGAGCAAGGTCCTGCGGCCGACTTAAGCCTGTCGTTTGGTTTTGCCAAGCGCCACAGTGTGCTGATCAGCCAAGAGGAAAGCGGCCTGGTACTGGCCTGCCTGAAAAGCGTTGATGCCGACATCCTGATGGAAGTGCGTCGCCGGGTACGGGCGCCTTTTAGCGTCGAATTCCACAGTGCAAATGAATTTGAACAGTTGCTGACCCTGGCCTACCAGCGGGATTCTTCCGAAGCCAAGCAGATGATGGAAGACATAGGTAACGAAGTCGATCTGTATTCGCTGGCGGATGAAATGGTGGAATCTGAAGATCTGCTTGAAAATGAAGATGATGCGCCGATCATCAAGCTGATCAATGCCATGCTCAGCGAGGCAATCAAGGAAAATGCCTCGGATATCCATATTGAAACTTTTGAAAAGGCGCTGCAGATACGCTTCCGTATCGATGGCGTGCTCAGGGAAGTATTGAAACCCAACCGTAAGCTGGCCTCTTTGCTGGTATCGCGCATCAAGGTTATGGCCAAGCTGGATATCGCGGAAAAGCGTATTCCCCAGGATGGCCGTATTTCCCTGCGTATTGCCGGTCGTGCGGTGGACGTGCGGGTCTCGACCATGCCTACCGGCCATGGCGAGCGGGTGGTATTGCGTTTGTTAGATAAGAACGCTGCCCGCCTCGATTTACAAGATCTGGGCATGACAGATTCCAACCGCAAGCGTTTCAGCGATTTAATTGATAAACCCCATGGCATTATCCTGGTGACCGGCCCGACCGGTTCCGGTAAGAGTACCACGCTTTATGCCGGTTTGACCCAGATAGACAGCCGGGAAAGAAATATTCTGACGGTGGAAGATCCGATCGAATATGCCATCGAAGGCATAGGCCAGACCCAGGTAAACAACAAGGTAGATATGACCTTTGCCCGCGGTTTGCGCGCCATTTTACGTCAGGATCCCGATGTGGTGATGGTGGGGGAAATACGTGACCTGGAAACCGCACAAATCGGGGTACAAGCCAGTTTAACCGGTCACCTGGTATTATCTACCCTGCATACCAATACCGCCGCCGGCGCCATTACCCGGATGGAAGACATGGGGGTTGAGCCTTTCCTGTTATCCTCGTCCCTGTTGGGGGTACTGGCACAGCGACTGGTGAGGACCTTATGTCCGCATTGCCGCGAAGCCCATTATCCGGATGAAGAAGAAATTCATATGTTAGGCCTGGGTGATGACAATACCCAGCAGATATACCGCGCCGTGGGTTGCAGCGAATGTAACCATAAAGGTTATAAGGGGCGTATGGGTATCCACGAACTGTTGGTCGTGGATGACAAGGTCAGGGAAATGATCCATAACGGCAAGGGCGAACAGGCGATTGAAAAATTTGTCCGCCGCACCACCCCGAGTATCCGCCGTGACGGTTTCGATAAGGTGATGGCCGGTTTAACCACCCTGGAAGAAGTTTTACGTGTCACGCGTGAAGATTAG
- the gspD gene encoding type II secretion system secretin GspD, with the protein MRNFLMSQTVSAPKLKKLVLGVSAAIAFSTLTVPEPVYAAQYSPNFKGTEITEFVNIVGKNLKKTMIADPNVRGKVNVRSYDLLTEEQYYQFFLNVLEVYGFSAVEMDNNVIKIIRSKDAKTSSIPVVGNEDPGMGDEMVTRVIEVKNVTVRELVPLLRQLSDQAGGGNVVNYDPANVIMLTGTAAVVKRLVKIIQRVDRAGDKDVQIIRLKHASAGEMVRIVEAMNKSSQGKAGTPTFLIPKIVADDRTNSVIVSGERQARERVAHLIERLDSELQTSGNTRVYYLKYSKAEDMVKVLTGVSESIEAEGQNSKTKTRSAKKRNISIEAHEDTNTLVITAQPDMLRSLEAVIRQLDIRRAQVLVEAIIVEVFDGDGANLGVQWFHEKGGFTQFTNGPATISSVAAGVAAAEGEEGTTITTYDENNRPIETKNPDTDGDFTVLASALGSVSGGMLGFVDNDWGAILQAVSTDTNSNLLSRPSITTLDNEEAYFIVGQEIPIITGSTASNNNSNPFQTVDRQEVGIKLKVTPQVNEGSGVQLTIEQEVSSVSGATGVDISINKREIKTTVMADSGAVIVLGGLIDDDVQESLQKVPLLGDIPVLGHLFKSTSNSVRKRNLMVFLRPTIIRDGETMRTISKERYNFIRAGELEKQQRGLSLIGDAELPLIPEWNDELALPPTFDEYIEQKKSDDTSSDKQEH; encoded by the coding sequence ATGAGAAATTTTTTAATGAGCCAGACAGTAAGTGCTCCTAAGTTGAAAAAACTGGTACTGGGCGTATCAGCCGCCATTGCTTTTAGTACTTTAACTGTGCCGGAGCCGGTTTATGCCGCGCAATATTCTCCTAATTTTAAAGGGACGGAAATCACTGAATTCGTTAATATTGTCGGTAAAAATTTAAAGAAAACCATGATCGCCGATCCCAATGTGCGCGGTAAGGTTAATGTCCGCAGTTATGACTTATTAACGGAAGAGCAGTATTACCAGTTTTTCCTCAATGTGCTTGAGGTTTACGGTTTCTCAGCCGTGGAAATGGATAACAATGTTATAAAGATTATCCGCTCCAAAGACGCAAAAACCTCTTCTATCCCGGTAGTGGGCAATGAAGACCCGGGCATGGGTGATGAAATGGTCACCCGGGTGATCGAAGTGAAAAATGTTACCGTACGCGAATTGGTGCCTTTGCTGCGCCAGTTATCGGATCAGGCCGGTGGCGGCAATGTGGTCAACTACGACCCTGCCAACGTCATCATGCTGACCGGTACCGCCGCCGTGGTAAAGCGCCTGGTGAAAATCATCCAACGGGTTGACCGGGCCGGTGATAAAGACGTACAGATCATCCGTCTCAAACATGCTTCGGCCGGTGAAATGGTGCGTATCGTCGAAGCCATGAATAAATCCAGCCAGGGTAAAGCGGGTACCCCGACTTTCCTGATCCCGAAAATTGTTGCCGACGACAGAACCAACAGCGTGATTGTCAGTGGTGAGCGCCAGGCACGTGAGCGGGTCGCCCACTTGATTGAACGCCTGGACAGCGAGCTGCAGACCAGCGGCAATACCCGGGTGTATTACCTGAAATATTCCAAAGCGGAAGACATGGTGAAGGTGTTGACCGGCGTCAGCGAATCGATTGAAGCGGAAGGGCAAAACAGCAAAACCAAGACCCGAAGCGCGAAAAAACGCAATATCAGCATTGAAGCCCATGAAGACACTAATACCTTAGTGATCACCGCACAGCCGGATATGTTACGTTCCCTTGAAGCGGTTATTCGCCAGCTTGATATCCGCCGTGCCCAGGTACTGGTAGAAGCCATTATCGTTGAAGTATTTGACGGCGATGGCGCCAACCTCGGGGTGCAGTGGTTCCACGAAAAAGGCGGCTTTACCCAGTTCACCAATGGGCCCGCGACTATCAGTTCGGTAGCGGCCGGTGTTGCTGCGGCTGAAGGTGAAGAAGGGACTACCATCACCACTTATGATGAAAATAATCGCCCAATCGAAACCAAGAACCCGGATACCGATGGTGACTTTACCGTCCTGGCCAGCGCCTTAGGTTCGGTCAGCGGTGGCATGTTAGGTTTTGTCGATAACGATTGGGGGGCGATTTTACAGGCGGTCAGTACCGATACTAACTCTAACCTGTTATCCCGTCCGAGCATTACCACCTTAGACAACGAAGAAGCCTATTTTATCGTTGGTCAGGAAATCCCGATTATTACCGGCTCTACTGCGAGTAACAATAACTCTAACCCTTTCCAGACGGTGGACCGCCAGGAAGTGGGTATTAAATTGAAGGTCACGCCTCAGGTCAATGAAGGTTCAGGGGTGCAGCTGACCATAGAGCAGGAAGTTTCCTCGGTGAGCGGTGCTACCGGGGTGGATATTTCCATCAACAAACGTGAAATCAAAACCACAGTGATGGCTGACAGCGGCGCGGTCATTGTGCTGGGCGGCCTGATCGATGACGATGTCCAGGAAAGCTTGCAGAAAGTCCCTTTGCTGGGAGACATTCCGGTGCTGGGGCACCTGTTTAAATCCACCAGCAATAGCGTGCGTAAGCGTAACCTGATGGTCTTCCTGCGTCCTACCATTATCCGGGACGGCGAGACCATGCGTACCATTAGCAAAGAAAGATATAACTTTATCCGTGCAGGCGAGCTAGAAAAACAACAACGCGGGTTATCTTTAATAGGTGATGCCGAGCTGCCGTTGATCCCCGAGTGGAATGATGAACTGGCGCTGCCGCCGACGTTTGATGAATATATTGAGCAGAAAAAATCGGATGATACTTCATCCGATAAGCAAGAACATTAG